One window of Magallana gigas chromosome 2, xbMagGiga1.1, whole genome shotgun sequence genomic DNA carries:
- the LOC117681024 gene encoding CD63 antigen-like isoform X2 yields the protein MARGFCGKVGTVFLVIINIIFFLMGLGLVIAGALALTDVSNINTDHIKPLLDSIPVGSFEAGNLVKNLTTLIIVIGAFILLIAGLGLFGACCQNKFMLVTYAVLVLILLVMKIAVIILWFTMKNTVENEVKDKLFVSLKDNYKEDTLTNSNSISNAWNYMFMTLDCCGVNPVVSTKNDFDSTYWCNDDGSCLAAVSNIPKTCCLNVDENTYTTAPIACHSNVDTGTYNTKGCYDALKEKLLSQSPSIIGVMVTVIVIEVLAVIFAFWVCCQVGDKSANISDVAKT from the exons ATGGCTCGTGGGTTTTGCGGAAAAGTCGGAACTGTGTTTCTGGTCATCatcaacataatttttttt CTCATGGGATTAGGGCTGGTCATAGCTGGGGCCCTAGCTTTAACAGACGTGTCCAACATCAACACTGATCACATCAAGCCTCTTTTGGATTCCATTCCAGTGGGCTCCTTCGAAGCAGGCAACCTTGTCAAAAATCTAACCACTCTGATTATAGTTATTGGAGCGTTCATACTACTGATTGCAGGGCTTGGTCTGTTTGGAGCTTGTTGCCAAAATAAGTTCATGCTGGTTACG taTGCAGTCTTAGTGTTGATTTTACTTGTAATGAAGATTGCAGTCATAATCTTGTGGTTTACAATGAAAAACACT GTTGAGAATGAAGTAAAAGACAAGCTGTTCGTCTCTTTGAAAGATAATTATAAAGAAGATACACTTACCAACAGCAATTCCATATCAAATGCTTGGAATTACATGTTTATGACG CTTGACTGTTGTGGAGTCAATCCTGTAGTTTCTACAAAAAATGATTTCGATAGTACGTATTGGTGTAATGATGATGGAAGCTGTCTTGCTGCTGTTTCAAACATCCCAAAGACCTGCTGCCTCAATGTTGACGAAAACACATACACCACAGCTCCGATTGCCTGTCATTCAAACGTTGATACTGGAACATACAATACCAAG GGTTGCTACGATGCACTTAAGGAGAAACTACTGTCACAGTCCCCGAGCATTATCGGTGTAATGGTTACAGTTATAGTTATTGAG GTACTCGCTGTGATATTTGCATTTTGGGTATGTTGTCAAGTTGGAGACAAATCAGCGAATATCTCTGATGTGGCCAAAACATAA
- the LOC136272710 gene encoding tigger transposable element-derived protein 4-like: MFVSRYLYISSMETIAHQLLSQELNSDTEQSGEGPGQSGGITRSVIATQKSILRHVDSQRCNSEQSGEGPDQSGGITRSELTTPNAKSALGGKGVKRKLTVKTIETKYRAIMEVEQGEKSKSTIAKDLGVPLNTLSTWLKKKESIIDAYQQFNPKRKNTRTSTFNDVETATLKWFKSARDKNIPISGPMLTAKAEEFAEKLDITNFKASVGWLENFKSRQGISFKRVCGEEKSVDTQSTDMVLWNEKLPNILQAYTPDNIYNADETGIFYKMLPDKTMEFKDVNCHGGKKNKERITAMVCANMSGTDKLPLLVIGRASNPRCFKHVKSLPVEYYSNKKAWMTSEIFTEWVKKLEKKMLRKKRKIALIVNNCPAHPKIAGLKAVELVFLPPNTTSKTQPMDQGIIQNLKVHYRKRVLLKFIKAIDRGETPNINVLDALHLLSQAWNCVTSSTVSNCFRHAGFTQSDPVPPAAEEDDDFDIEDSIPLARLREHGLNPDIIQTFTTIDDDLETCSELTDDDIIEEIKMNKSADALEDQEENDNTIEPPKPQPSSDETDCIKKNNGINIIEGPPDTVPHILDPESPLPPSPSSWMLPLSRGRTNCSNPKRKIEELTLKKLELEVQYLELKIKKLKKEE; the protein is encoded by the exons ATGTTTGTTAGCCGATATCTATACATTTCCAGTATGGAAACTATTGCACATCAACTTCTTTCACAAGAGCTGAATAGCGATACTGAGCAATCTGGCGAAGGACCCGGCCAATCCGGGGGGATAACCAGATCGGTCATCGCTACTCAGAAATCGATATTACGCCATGTTGACTCTCAGCGTTGTAACTCCGAGCAATCTGGTGAAGGACCCGACCAATCCGGGGGGATAACCAGATCGGAGCTAACAACGCCTAATGCAAAATCTGCATTAGGAGGCAAGGGCGTTAAGCGTAAATTGACCGTCAAAACGATAGAAACAAAGTACAGGGCCATTATGGAGGTCGAACAAGGGGAGAAATCCAAGTCAACCATTGCTAAGGACCTAGGCGTTCCACTCAACACGCTTTCCACTTggctgaagaaaaaagaaagcaTTATTGATGCTTATCAACAATTCAACCCAAAGAGAAAAAACACAAGAACCTCCACGTTTAATGACGTAGAGACAGCCACTCTAAAGTGGTTTAAATCAGCTAGAGACAAAAACATCCCTATATCTGGCCCTATGTTAACAGCAAAAGCCGAAGAATTTGCTGAAAAATTAGACATCACAAATTTCAAGGCATCTGTTGGCTGGCTCGAGAATTTTAAATCTCGGCAGGGGATTTCCTTTAAGAGAGTCTGCGGGGAGGAGAAATCAGTAGACACCCAGTCGACTGATATGGTCCTTTGGAATGAAAAGCTGCCCAACATTCTGCAAGCCTATACTCCAGACAACATCTATAATGCAGACGAAACCGGGATATTCTACAAGATGCTACCAGACAAGACCATGGAGTTTAAAGACGTCAACTGCCACGGTggaaaaaagaataaagaaagaATTACAGCCATGGTCTGCGCCAACATGAGCGGCACCGACAAGCTCCCCCTACTGGTGATCGGCAGAGCATCAAACCCCCGCTGTTTCAAGCACGTCAAGTCCCTCCCCGTCGAATATTACTCAAACAAAAAGGCATGGATGACTTCAGAGATCTTTACAGAATGGGTGAAGAAACTAGAGAAGAAGATGCTTAGGAAAAAAAGGAAGATTGCGCTGATCGTTAATAACTGTCCAGCTCATCCGAAGATAGCAGGCCTCAAAGCTGTTGAACTTGTATTCCTGCCTCCGAATACCACCTCAAAAACACAGCCAATGGATCAAGGAATTATACAAAACCTGAAAGTACACTACAGAAAGCGAGTCCTCCTGAAGTTCATTAAGGCAATCGACAGAGGTGAGACCCCGAACATCAACGTACTTGACGCCCTCCATTTGCTGAGCCAAGCCTGGAACTGCGTGACTTCGTCTACAGTCTCCAACTGCTTCAGACACGCTGGATTTACACAGTCCGACCCTGTACCCCCAGCCGCAGAGGAAGACGACGACTTTGACATCGAAGACAGCATCCCCCTGGCTAGACTAAGAGAACATGGACTCAATCCAGACATCATTCAAACCTTCACAACAATTGACGATGATCTTGAGACCTGTTCCGAACTGACAGACGACGACATCATTGAAGAAATTAAGATGAATAAATCTGCCGATGCCCTGGAAGACCAAGAAGAAAATGACAACACCATTGAGCCACCAAAGCCCCAGCCGTCTTCAGATGAAACTGActgtataaagaaaaataa TGGGATCAATATTATTGAGGGACCACCAGATACAGTTCCCCACATTCTGGACCCAGAATCACCTCTGCCGCCATCTCCATCTTCATGGATGCTGCCATTAAGCAGAGGTCGCACCAACTGCTCTAATCCTAAAAGGAAAATTGAGGAACTGACTTTGAAGAAGCTAGAATTAGAAGTTCAGTATCTAGAGTTGAAAATCAAAAAGCTGAAGAAAGaggaatga
- the LOC117681024 gene encoding CD63 antigen-like isoform X1, which produces MARGFCGKVGTVFLVIINIIFFLMGLGLVIAGALALTDVSNINTDHIKPLLDSIPVGSFEAGNLVKNLTTLIIVIGAFILLIAGLGLFGACCQNKFMLVTSKAVKTSNERLTKDDQTCKHYRTKYLYLYIHLQWFFLFQYAVLVLILLVMKIAVIILWFTMKNTVENEVKDKLFVSLKDNYKEDTLTNSNSISNAWNYMFMTLDCCGVNPVVSTKNDFDSTYWCNDDGSCLAAVSNIPKTCCLNVDENTYTTAPIACHSNVDTGTYNTKGCYDALKEKLLSQSPSIIGVMVTVIVIEVLAVIFAFWVCCQVGDKSANISDVAKT; this is translated from the exons ATGGCTCGTGGGTTTTGCGGAAAAGTCGGAACTGTGTTTCTGGTCATCatcaacataatttttttt CTCATGGGATTAGGGCTGGTCATAGCTGGGGCCCTAGCTTTAACAGACGTGTCCAACATCAACACTGATCACATCAAGCCTCTTTTGGATTCCATTCCAGTGGGCTCCTTCGAAGCAGGCAACCTTGTCAAAAATCTAACCACTCTGATTATAGTTATTGGAGCGTTCATACTACTGATTGCAGGGCTTGGTCTGTTTGGAGCTTGTTGCCAAAATAAGTTCATGCTGGTTACG tcCAAAGCTGTCAAAACTTCCAATGAGCGACTCACCAAAGATGACCAAACATGCAAGCATTATAGAACCAAATATCTGtacttgtacatacatttacaatggttttttttgtttcagtaTGCAGTCTTAGTGTTGATTTTACTTGTAATGAAGATTGCAGTCATAATCTTGTGGTTTACAATGAAAAACACT GTTGAGAATGAAGTAAAAGACAAGCTGTTCGTCTCTTTGAAAGATAATTATAAAGAAGATACACTTACCAACAGCAATTCCATATCAAATGCTTGGAATTACATGTTTATGACG CTTGACTGTTGTGGAGTCAATCCTGTAGTTTCTACAAAAAATGATTTCGATAGTACGTATTGGTGTAATGATGATGGAAGCTGTCTTGCTGCTGTTTCAAACATCCCAAAGACCTGCTGCCTCAATGTTGACGAAAACACATACACCACAGCTCCGATTGCCTGTCATTCAAACGTTGATACTGGAACATACAATACCAAG GGTTGCTACGATGCACTTAAGGAGAAACTACTGTCACAGTCCCCGAGCATTATCGGTGTAATGGTTACAGTTATAGTTATTGAG GTACTCGCTGTGATATTTGCATTTTGGGTATGTTGTCAAGTTGGAGACAAATCAGCGAATATCTCTGATGTGGCCAAAACATAA